One genomic segment of Paenibacillus xylanexedens includes these proteins:
- a CDS encoding glycoside hydrolase family 43 protein, with protein sequence MYPNPIIWADYPDLDVIRVEDTYYMVSTTMHMMPGCVILRSYDLIHWEVATYVYDTLDDTPAQRLVDGHHVYSKGMWAASLRYHQGMFYVIFVANDTRKTYLYTSPTISGVWKKQIVEGFYHDCSLFFDDDERAYLVYGNTEIYLTELNSDLSGPKPGGVHRLIVKDEQPHHLGYEGAHFYKINGKYIVFLIHITKASGRRTQAFYMADSLEDVFTGGEVFNDDMDYFNSGVAQGGIVDTPDGDWYAMLFQDHGAVGRVPVLVPLHFDQGKPIFVNKAPKQIDIPSTRPEHRYNPLVGSDSFNYEPEEDGSIRLRDFWQWNHTPNHELWSVTEKSGVYRVRTGQISPNLTFAVNTLTQRSMGPACEAIVTLDGSRLNDGDYAGLCFLIGSYGMIALTKQDSKFYLVMHARDSEDSTIFGNLIDQKPATEHERIPVSDPVVKLKAFGNFENNLDECSFAYFDGVEWRDIGIVHKMIYKLDHFMGCRTGLFVYSTEIAGGTADFSNFEYRVINPDEKQ encoded by the coding sequence ATGTATCCGAATCCGATTATTTGGGCCGATTACCCGGATCTTGACGTTATTCGTGTAGAGGACACATATTATATGGTCAGTACAACCATGCACATGATGCCGGGATGTGTCATCCTGCGTTCATATGACCTGATCCATTGGGAAGTAGCCACATATGTATACGACACATTGGACGATACGCCTGCACAACGGCTGGTGGATGGTCATCACGTTTATAGTAAAGGCATGTGGGCTGCATCACTCCGTTATCATCAAGGGATGTTCTATGTGATCTTTGTTGCGAATGATACTCGTAAGACATACTTGTATACGTCCCCCACCATCTCGGGAGTTTGGAAGAAGCAGATCGTGGAAGGGTTCTACCATGATTGCTCCTTATTTTTTGACGATGATGAACGAGCATATCTCGTGTACGGTAATACCGAGATCTATCTGACCGAATTAAACTCTGATCTGTCCGGGCCCAAACCTGGTGGAGTGCATCGCTTGATTGTAAAAGACGAGCAGCCTCATCACCTTGGTTATGAAGGAGCACATTTTTACAAGATCAATGGTAAATATATTGTGTTCCTGATTCATATCACGAAAGCTTCCGGACGGAGAACACAGGCTTTTTATATGGCAGACTCTCTGGAAGATGTCTTCACTGGTGGAGAAGTATTCAATGACGATATGGATTATTTCAATTCAGGTGTTGCTCAGGGTGGTATCGTGGATACGCCGGATGGAGACTGGTATGCAATGCTGTTTCAGGATCATGGGGCTGTTGGGCGGGTTCCTGTTTTGGTTCCGCTACACTTTGATCAAGGTAAACCGATCTTTGTAAACAAAGCGCCGAAACAGATTGATATCCCGAGCACGAGACCAGAGCACCGTTATAACCCGTTAGTGGGTAGCGACAGTTTCAATTATGAACCCGAGGAAGATGGAAGTATCCGCCTCCGTGATTTTTGGCAATGGAATCATACACCTAATCATGAGCTCTGGTCCGTTACAGAGAAATCGGGGGTGTATCGTGTTCGAACGGGACAGATCAGTCCAAATCTGACGTTCGCGGTAAATACTCTAACCCAGCGTTCAATGGGGCCCGCTTGCGAAGCAATAGTTACGCTTGACGGCAGTCGTCTGAATGATGGGGATTATGCCGGGTTGTGTTTTCTGATCGGTTCGTACGGTATGATCGCTCTCACGAAGCAGGATAGCAAGTTTTACTTGGTCATGCATGCCAGAGATAGTGAGGATTCAACCATATTTGGCAATCTGATCGACCAGAAGCCAGCCACTGAACATGAACGTATCCCGGTATCAGATCCAGTAGTTAAACTAAAAGCATTCGGAAATTTTGAGAACAATCTGGATGAGTGCTCTTTTGCCTATTTTGATGGGGTTGAATGGAGAGATATAGGGATTGTCCATAAAATGATATATAAACTGGATCATTTTATGGGTTGCCGAACGGGGTTGTTTGTATATTCAACTGAAATAGCTGGAGGAACAGCTGACTTTTCGAATTTCGAATATCGCGTAATTAATCCTGATGAGAAACAATGA
- a CDS encoding helix-turn-helix domain-containing protein — MYDILLVDFSRRLCGELQQMLLRSKAQYTIANCVFSSAEALTALSERDFSLVMVHTERFDTAGLWLCNDIRKKSQIPILLMGGRDHFRFVRKALTYQVNDYLPYPVSPSSLLNSLHGLRSHLETDPAHKTSSFFKTPVQMNGKPMHSSHVIRIVKAYVRDHLSDEITLKKISDMLHFNCAYLGQKFKLEEKMSFNDYMLQQRMEKAQQLLSSTNLRIYEIAIEVGYKDIDWFYKKFKAYAGSSPNAYRRQKINTA; from the coding sequence ATGTATGATATTTTACTTGTGGATTTCAGCCGTCGTTTGTGCGGAGAGTTGCAACAGATGTTGCTACGGAGCAAAGCTCAATATACTATCGCAAATTGTGTGTTCTCATCGGCCGAGGCTTTGACCGCATTGTCAGAACGAGACTTTTCCCTTGTTATGGTACATACAGAGAGGTTTGATACCGCGGGGCTCTGGTTATGCAATGACATCCGAAAAAAAAGTCAGATACCTATCCTCCTGATGGGTGGAAGAGATCACTTCAGGTTCGTACGCAAAGCCCTGACGTATCAGGTAAATGATTATCTCCCGTATCCTGTTAGTCCCTCTTCTTTACTTAACAGTCTGCATGGACTTAGATCCCACCTTGAAACCGACCCGGCACACAAAACGTCGTCGTTCTTCAAAACACCCGTTCAAATGAACGGTAAACCCATGCACTCCAGTCATGTTATTCGTATCGTTAAGGCCTATGTACGGGATCATCTGAGTGATGAAATCACGCTGAAGAAGATCTCTGACATGCTTCATTTTAACTGTGCGTACCTTGGACAGAAGTTCAAGCTGGAAGAGAAGATGTCTTTCAATGATTATATGCTCCAGCAACGTATGGAAAAGGCACAGCAGTTGTTGTCTTCCACGAATCTGCGAATATATGAGATTGCTATTGAGGTAGGTTATAAGGATATTGATTGGTTCTATAAAAAGTTCAAAGCATATGCCGGATCGAGTCCCAATGCTTATAGAAGACAAAAAATCAACACGGCCTAA
- a CDS encoding extracellular solute-binding protein, producing the protein MYKRCLDITRWTFILFLAVSIPSGHTEGNTKQHHPQQDGQQIQLPATFERYSPPIVVSFVRETGDDLERMISQLPGETMLDNRWTRVYEKELGIQIHYDWIANGDVYNQKLGVSLAAGRFPDVVKVNPYQLRQLSNAGMIEDLTHVYQEHASPLTKSILEAEGRGAFDAATIDGKLMAIPESSSSIETAQYLWIRTDWLEQLGLRPPETMEELLQVSKAFTDKDPDGNGEHDTYGLALTNHLWDPVMGAAGFMSGYGAYPTIWVKDAEGNLTYGGIQPEVREALKVLQTLYRDGQLDPDFGYKSGNKAFRLVQDGKIGMLYGEQWTSFMLQSTRDTDINVEWQAYPIVAKSDRSLFVPLRSNTGQYFAVKKGFSNPEVVVKLMNLHLDINWGDQAQYETYYNDDSRAVWMLSPVTPFPGNKNIDAYKQIRDARSTGDFSALQNEALAIHKRIVAYETEDVESGWGWKQTYGPSGAFSIADSYEKNGQLLYDQFTGGITDTMVDRQIILRDLQLEAYMNIILGRSIDEFDQFVENWRKLGGDQITSEVNAWFRTSKPKER; encoded by the coding sequence ATGTATAAGAGATGTCTGGACATAACAAGATGGACCTTCATTCTGTTCCTGGCTGTGTCCATACCATCAGGTCACACCGAAGGTAATACCAAACAACATCATCCGCAGCAAGATGGGCAACAGATTCAACTTCCCGCTACGTTTGAGAGGTATTCTCCTCCCATCGTGGTCTCTTTTGTCAGGGAAACTGGAGATGACCTTGAGCGCATGATTAGTCAGTTACCTGGTGAGACGATGCTGGATAATCGCTGGACTCGTGTGTATGAGAAAGAGCTAGGTATTCAAATTCACTATGACTGGATTGCTAATGGAGATGTATACAATCAGAAGCTGGGTGTATCCCTTGCCGCAGGACGTTTCCCAGATGTGGTAAAAGTAAATCCATATCAACTTAGACAACTGAGCAACGCTGGAATGATCGAAGATTTAACCCATGTGTACCAAGAACATGCTTCACCACTTACGAAGAGTATATTAGAGGCAGAGGGAAGAGGAGCATTTGATGCGGCAACCATTGACGGCAAACTCATGGCTATTCCCGAATCATCTTCCTCGATTGAGACAGCGCAGTATCTATGGATTAGAACCGATTGGTTGGAGCAACTGGGGCTACGACCGCCTGAAACGATGGAAGAGCTTCTCCAGGTTTCGAAAGCGTTTACAGATAAGGACCCCGACGGGAACGGAGAGCATGATACTTACGGACTTGCGCTAACGAACCATCTATGGGATCCAGTTATGGGAGCTGCAGGGTTCATGTCCGGCTACGGTGCCTACCCTACTATATGGGTTAAAGATGCAGAAGGAAACCTCACTTATGGAGGTATACAGCCTGAAGTTCGGGAGGCTCTGAAAGTACTGCAAACGTTGTATCGTGATGGCCAACTTGATCCGGATTTCGGTTATAAAAGTGGAAACAAGGCGTTTCGTCTAGTTCAAGATGGAAAAATAGGGATGCTTTACGGCGAACAGTGGACATCCTTTATGCTTCAGAGCACCCGTGATACAGATATAAATGTAGAATGGCAGGCATATCCCATTGTTGCCAAGTCGGACCGGAGTCTGTTCGTACCGCTACGTTCCAACACTGGGCAATACTTTGCTGTAAAAAAGGGCTTCTCTAATCCGGAAGTTGTTGTAAAGCTCATGAATCTGCATCTGGACATCAACTGGGGGGATCAGGCACAGTATGAAACATACTACAATGACGACTCCCGAGCTGTGTGGATGCTTTCACCGGTAACTCCTTTTCCCGGTAATAAAAATATAGATGCATACAAACAAATTCGTGATGCCAGAAGTACAGGAGATTTCTCGGCTCTGCAGAATGAAGCTCTCGCCATTCACAAGCGCATTGTGGCCTATGAAACGGAAGATGTAGAGAGCGGCTGGGGCTGGAAACAAACCTATGGGCCTTCGGGTGCTTTTAGCATTGCAGATTCATACGAGAAGAACGGCCAACTTCTCTATGATCAATTCACGGGCGGAATTACGGACACGATGGTTGATCGACAAATTATTCTTCGAGATCTTCAGCTTGAAGCCTATATGAACATTATTCTAGGCAGGTCGATAGATGAGTTTGATCAATTCGTTGAGAACTGGCGCAAGCTGGGGGGAGATCAGATCACATCGGAGGTTAACGCGTGGTTTCGCACCAGCAAGCCAAAGGAGCGCTAA
- a CDS encoding sensor histidine kinase, translating into MNALIKIPAKSWFNSIFARLIITYLVFVLPLILLGVYLYHWSYDNASQEISLSTERRLNQYVLELNREMEWMELQQFDIVEDRKLNRLAILWDMMDQVERRDTLNYLTERLASFKNSTAYIKNVHVHIPSVGKSISAIQGIDDFDKSSYLYFSSGMQGKGTRFTVKEDALNLSAVRLTGTRGEPPLFVIQVELDTYHFQNELTRLNLYPESSTFLIEDKTGHAITDKHQASVILANYREHSVKGTLDGFRMKVGDTMYHVSQLHMDSLGLSVATYLPEAIVTKPLSKFYHWAWLFAITSFVAITAYLYSSYKLIHIPLLLLVKRFKKMEGGMLDVPIAHNRKDEFGFLYTRFNLMIENLQSLIDRDFKKTLMMQRAELKQLQSQINPHFLYNSFFILNSLARTGETERIEQFTNMLGEYFRFITRNETDHVKLKVEVEHSRIYTEIQQLRFSRRIKVDFGSLPAEMEHIKVPRLIIQPIIENAYEHSLEKNTDSGLLIIGFNMEGSYAEITVEDNGNELDEQHIQTLQQRLHKDGGTDEMTALINIHRRLILTYGEGSGLFLSRSELQGLKVTIRIQWKEGENECIDF; encoded by the coding sequence GTGAATGCATTGATCAAGATCCCTGCTAAATCATGGTTTAACAGTATATTTGCGCGATTAATAATCACCTATCTGGTATTTGTACTCCCCCTTATTCTTCTTGGCGTGTATCTGTATCATTGGAGTTATGACAATGCAAGCCAGGAAATATCGTTGTCAACGGAGAGACGGTTGAACCAATATGTGTTGGAATTGAACAGAGAGATGGAATGGATGGAATTACAGCAGTTTGATATCGTTGAGGATCGAAAACTCAATCGTCTAGCCATTCTCTGGGACATGATGGATCAGGTTGAGCGGCGTGATACATTAAATTACCTGACTGAACGACTCGCTTCATTCAAGAATAGCACTGCTTATATCAAAAACGTTCATGTACATATCCCTTCTGTTGGCAAGAGTATATCCGCGATCCAAGGCATCGATGATTTCGATAAAAGTTCATATCTATATTTCAGTTCGGGCATGCAAGGAAAAGGTACACGTTTCACTGTGAAAGAGGACGCTTTGAACTTAAGTGCCGTCAGGCTGACAGGCACGAGAGGAGAACCTCCGCTGTTTGTCATTCAAGTGGAGCTGGATACATACCATTTTCAGAATGAACTCACACGGCTTAATTTGTACCCGGAGAGTTCAACTTTTCTGATTGAGGACAAAACGGGGCATGCCATCACAGATAAACATCAAGCTAGTGTTATTCTCGCGAATTACCGTGAGCACAGTGTAAAGGGTACACTTGATGGCTTTCGGATGAAGGTGGGGGACACCATGTACCATGTTAGTCAGTTGCATATGGACTCCCTGGGCTTATCCGTAGCTACATATCTACCTGAGGCAATTGTTACCAAGCCACTTAGCAAGTTCTATCATTGGGCTTGGCTGTTTGCAATTACATCATTTGTTGCCATCACGGCATATCTCTATTCAAGTTACAAGTTGATTCATATCCCGTTACTGTTGTTGGTGAAAAGATTCAAAAAAATGGAGGGAGGCATGCTTGATGTCCCCATTGCGCATAACCGAAAGGATGAATTTGGCTTCCTCTACACCCGTTTCAATCTAATGATTGAAAATCTTCAATCCCTTATCGATCGAGATTTCAAGAAAACACTGATGATGCAGCGGGCCGAGTTGAAACAGCTCCAATCGCAGATTAACCCTCATTTTCTGTACAATAGCTTCTTTATTCTGAATTCACTGGCAAGGACAGGAGAAACCGAACGTATTGAGCAATTCACGAACATGCTCGGAGAGTATTTCAGGTTCATTACCCGGAATGAAACAGATCATGTGAAGTTGAAAGTGGAAGTTGAGCATTCACGAATCTATACAGAGATTCAACAATTACGATTCTCCAGACGAATCAAAGTTGATTTTGGGTCACTACCTGCTGAGATGGAACATATTAAAGTTCCCAGACTCATTATTCAACCTATTATTGAGAATGCCTACGAACACAGCCTTGAAAAGAATACGGATTCCGGTCTTCTAATTATTGGGTTTAATATGGAAGGTTCATATGCCGAGATCACCGTAGAGGATAATGGAAATGAGTTGGACGAGCAACACATTCAAACTCTTCAACAACGTTTGCATAAGGACGGAGGTACAGACGAAATGACCGCGTTAATAAATATTCATCGACGTCTGATCCTGACGTATGGAGAAGGAAGTGGCCTTTTCCTATCCAGAAGTGAACTGCAAGGGTTAAAAGTCACAATTCGAATCCAGTGGAAAGAGGGAGAAAACGAATGTATCGACTTTTGA
- a CDS encoding glycoside hydrolase family 43 protein, with the protein MNHHSTPQAGEQKQDQAANLKSIPGEIGKLRPNANPLVAHKFGADPYALVFNNRVYLYMTSDKLEYDKDGLPQKNSYSSINRITVISSDDLINWTDHGEIRVAGPQGAATWASQSWAPAAAHRILDGKDCFFLYFANNASGIGVLSAPTPVGPWIDPIGKALITRETPGVEEVTWLFDPAVIVDDDHQAYIYFGGGIPQGKAERPDTARVMRLGEDMISVVGKAKVIQAPYMFEDSGIHKYNNSYYFTYCSNFIEGDRPDDSPPPGEIAYMTSVQPMGPWTYQGTLLQNPGHFFDIGGNNHHAIFQLSDQWYIAYHAQTLCQAMDIPEGYRSTHLNRVEHDEATGKIKKVHADYQGVDQIKCFDPYGWVSGTTIGWSSRVSTEQYLDSGEMFASDSNMIFAKLQNDSWIAISKVDFESEGPATFTATIANQGTEGTLELRLDHTDGLLIGEIIVPPATESLQWMELTTNVTGAKGVQDLYIKLKSSTDSPTILLREWKFNRKNEV; encoded by the coding sequence ATGAATCATCATTCTACACCACAAGCTGGTGAGCAAAAGCAAGACCAAGCTGCCAATCTGAAGAGTATTCCAGGGGAGATTGGAAAGCTTCGTCCCAACGCTAACCCTCTGGTGGCCCACAAATTTGGAGCCGATCCCTATGCTTTGGTATTTAACAATCGAGTCTACTTATATATGACTAGTGATAAGCTGGAATATGATAAGGACGGTCTTCCTCAGAAAAATAGCTACAGTTCAATCAACCGGATTACGGTCATTTCTTCGGATGACTTAATCAACTGGACCGATCATGGGGAGATCAGAGTTGCTGGACCTCAAGGCGCAGCAACATGGGCTTCGCAATCCTGGGCCCCGGCAGCTGCTCATCGAATCTTGGATGGCAAGGACTGTTTCTTTCTTTATTTCGCCAACAATGCCAGTGGAATAGGTGTACTGTCTGCACCCACACCTGTAGGTCCGTGGATAGACCCTATAGGAAAAGCACTTATTACAAGAGAGACTCCGGGAGTGGAGGAAGTAACCTGGCTATTCGATCCGGCTGTCATTGTAGATGATGATCACCAGGCCTACATATATTTCGGTGGTGGTATTCCACAGGGGAAAGCAGAAAGACCGGATACGGCAAGAGTGATGCGATTGGGAGAAGATATGATCAGCGTTGTTGGCAAAGCGAAGGTTATTCAGGCGCCTTATATGTTTGAAGATTCAGGGATACATAAATATAATAATAGTTACTACTTTACGTATTGTTCCAATTTTATTGAGGGTGATCGGCCAGATGACAGCCCACCACCTGGTGAGATTGCATATATGACCAGTGTTCAGCCAATGGGGCCATGGACATATCAGGGTACGCTACTCCAGAATCCAGGACACTTTTTTGATATTGGCGGCAACAATCACCATGCTATATTTCAACTATCGGATCAGTGGTACATTGCCTATCATGCCCAGACATTATGCCAAGCCATGGATATCCCCGAAGGTTACCGTTCAACACATCTGAATCGAGTCGAGCATGATGAGGCCACGGGTAAGATCAAGAAGGTACATGCCGATTATCAGGGCGTAGATCAAATCAAGTGCTTCGATCCCTATGGGTGGGTAAGCGGTACGACGATTGGATGGAGTAGCAGAGTATCAACTGAGCAATATCTTGACTCTGGTGAGATGTTTGCATCAGATTCGAATATGATCTTCGCTAAGCTGCAAAATGACAGCTGGATAGCTATATCCAAGGTCGACTTTGAAAGTGAAGGACCGGCAACCTTCACAGCCACGATTGCGAATCAAGGAACCGAAGGTACGTTGGAACTTCGACTTGATCATACAGACGGACTGTTAATTGGAGAAATCATTGTTCCGCCTGCGACCGAATCCCTTCAATGGATGGAACTAACAACTAATGTTACGGGTGCGAAAGGTGTGCAAGACTTGTATATTAAGCTTAAAAGTTCAACAGACAGCCCAACCATCCTTTTAAGAGAATGGAAGTTTAACAGAAAAAATGAGGTGTAA
- a CDS encoding AraC family transcriptional regulator, with the protein MSGSSECFYDPIQPELLYLHSVTTYKLETSYHRHNAYEIYLFLRGNVHFYVENRCYHVQPGDLLVMSPEEMHRAFILDESEYERITINLKKTYLFQLSTPSTNLSSCFDHRPKGTGNIVHLDDYNLKQMLQCTNELEGLLASDAYGTDIKINAAVAQLLVMINVWFHNNSFVPNDIMPELVRETMDYIETHLNQDITLRKLAEVFYMNSTYISRQFKKHTGLTIRSYILGRRIERAKFHLSEGMSITDACFQSGFSDYANFIRSFTKMVGISPGRYIKQRRDAMEALPK; encoded by the coding sequence ATGAGTGGATCCTCTGAGTGTTTTTATGATCCCATCCAGCCTGAGCTCTTATATCTACACAGCGTAACGACGTATAAGCTGGAAACGAGCTATCATCGCCATAATGCATACGAGATCTACCTGTTTCTTCGTGGCAACGTTCACTTTTATGTAGAAAATCGATGTTACCATGTACAGCCTGGTGATCTGCTTGTGATGTCACCCGAGGAGATGCACCGAGCCTTTATTCTGGATGAATCTGAGTATGAGCGAATTACAATCAACCTCAAAAAAACATATCTATTTCAACTTTCCACACCATCAACCAATCTATCGTCATGTTTTGATCATCGCCCCAAAGGAACAGGCAACATCGTACATTTAGACGACTATAACTTGAAACAGATGCTGCAATGTACAAACGAACTGGAAGGATTGCTTGCTTCCGATGCTTATGGCACTGATATCAAAATAAATGCAGCCGTAGCCCAATTGTTGGTCATGATTAACGTCTGGTTTCATAACAATTCCTTTGTTCCCAATGACATTATGCCTGAACTGGTTCGTGAAACCATGGATTATATTGAAACACATCTAAATCAAGATATTACACTTCGCAAACTTGCCGAAGTGTTCTACATGAACAGTACTTATATCAGCCGCCAGTTCAAAAAGCATACTGGATTGACCATCCGTTCCTACATTTTGGGTCGTCGTATTGAACGGGCCAAATTCCACCTGTCAGAAGGAATGAGTATTACGGATGCATGCTTTCAATCAGGCTTTAGTGACTATGCCAATTTTATTCGCAGTTTTACCAAAATGGTTGGCATCTCCCCCGGTAGATATATCAAACAAAGACGTGATGCAATGGAAGCTTTGCCAAAATAA
- a CDS encoding response regulator, whose protein sequence is MYRLLIVDDEEIITDSLYETFARHIPDQLDVCKAYSATEALSWMQRSRIDIVLTDIRMPGMSGLELTERIQASWPNCRVIFLTGHSDFEYAYQAFQMSNVRYLLKTEGYDKVMSVVEDVMEEIRRSHSMVELLEHSHKVNSQLALIQQKEYLRKLLQDCTAILDSTRDVQDELSKRDIRLQINSPVYLILGRFNNPPEKGSDLTQVQESVRIIGSSLMNERTMCASVTDHYGDTIWLLQPKQEEEMTNDKLVRFLEGTLELVQEACMVSLGVSIAFSLSSRSCNWSELTKQYERLRLLQWMKIGDGVSMVLTDHRNDLSSDVPKESMRISNRIEIMSGYLETGRIQPFYDIFEELAGELLQQDITMERAMETYYNLALLLHSTINRWGLQQKIPDQRSLLHLGEYTCMKDAVQFLYRAADELVRYKRSNEQERANVVIHSLCSYVKENLEKDLSLVRLAELHHFNPSYLSRFFKQEMGINVSEFIDDCRIRKAKELLQNTNLMVREVALQVGYEAAHSFTRLFKKITGMTPQEYRESLLVR, encoded by the coding sequence ATGTATCGACTTTTGATTGTAGATGACGAGGAGATTATTACGGATAGTCTCTATGAAACGTTCGCCAGACATATACCCGACCAGCTTGATGTATGTAAGGCCTACTCTGCAACAGAAGCATTGTCCTGGATGCAACGTTCGAGAATTGACATTGTTCTAACGGACATCCGCATGCCGGGCATGAGTGGCTTGGAACTGACAGAGCGGATTCAAGCCAGTTGGCCGAATTGTCGCGTCATTTTTCTGACAGGACATAGCGATTTTGAATATGCCTATCAAGCTTTTCAGATGTCTAATGTGCGTTACTTGCTCAAGACGGAAGGTTATGACAAGGTGATGTCGGTTGTAGAAGATGTGATGGAAGAGATCCGGCGAAGTCACAGCATGGTTGAGTTGTTGGAACACTCTCATAAAGTCAACTCGCAGCTTGCACTGATTCAGCAAAAAGAGTATTTACGGAAGTTACTTCAAGACTGTACAGCGATTCTAGATTCTACTAGGGACGTGCAGGACGAATTATCCAAACGAGATATAAGATTACAGATCAACTCGCCTGTTTATCTCATACTGGGGCGGTTCAATAATCCGCCAGAAAAGGGTTCGGACCTCACACAAGTTCAGGAATCTGTTCGCATTATCGGCTCTTCTCTGATGAATGAGCGTACAATGTGTGCAAGTGTAACGGACCATTATGGGGATACGATCTGGCTGCTTCAGCCGAAGCAGGAGGAAGAGATGACCAATGATAAACTTGTGCGATTTCTAGAAGGTACACTAGAACTGGTACAGGAAGCGTGCATGGTATCACTCGGCGTATCCATTGCTTTTTCATTAAGTAGTCGAAGCTGCAATTGGTCCGAGTTAACCAAACAATATGAACGTCTGAGATTACTCCAGTGGATGAAAATTGGGGATGGTGTATCCATGGTACTCACGGATCATCGTAATGATCTCTCATCTGATGTACCCAAAGAATCCATGCGGATCTCAAACCGGATCGAGATTATGTCAGGATATTTGGAAACGGGACGAATTCAGCCATTTTACGATATATTTGAGGAGCTTGCAGGCGAACTGCTGCAGCAGGATATTACGATGGAACGTGCCATGGAGACATACTACAATCTGGCCTTATTATTGCATTCAACGATCAATCGCTGGGGTCTTCAACAGAAGATCCCGGATCAACGAAGCTTGCTGCACTTAGGGGAATATACATGCATGAAGGATGCAGTACAATTTTTATATCGTGCTGCCGATGAATTAGTACGCTACAAAAGGTCAAATGAACAGGAACGCGCTAACGTTGTCATTCATTCCTTATGCAGTTACGTCAAGGAGAACCTGGAGAAAGATCTCTCTCTGGTGAGATTGGCAGAACTTCATCATTTTAATCCATCCTATCTGTCGCGATTCTTTAAGCAGGAAATGGGAATAAACGTGTCAGAATTCATTGACGACTGCCGAATACGGAAAGCCAAAGAATTGCTTCAGAACACAAATCTTATGGTACGTGAGGTCGCACTTCAAGTGGGGTACGAGGCTGCACATTCGTTTACCCGACTTTTTAAGAAAATAACGGGAATGACTCCCCAAGAATACCGGGAATCCCTTTTGGTACGTTAA